AGCTACCTACTATTAGTGGTAGTTAGCTACCTACAATTACTTTTCTGCAGCTAAACATTGGTTTGATTAACGTTAATTGCATATTTCTGAAAGCGGTTAGCTTGTCCAGGAACACAAATAGTGTAACCTATGATGCGTGCTCTATTATGTTACGTTAGCTAGCCAACAGTAACTCCAGAAAACATGTGCAGTCAAATCAGCCAGTTTGCTAACTAAATGTTTGACACAGTTCCTTGACCCTATGTCCACCAGAACCTTATTTTCAGGTATCTACAGAACGTAAGTTTCATCCTTTCATATTTTCTGCATTTGTCAGATGATCTGATGGTCGTGGTTCTTGCGAGTTGCAAATGTGGTAGACTTCATGCTTTTATAATACATTACAATCGTTAGCAATCTCCTCAAATATAACCacagcctctctccctcttctccctgcaGCGCTCTCGTATCCAAGTATGGCTGTATGAACAGGTGAACATGCGGATAGAAGGCTGCATCATCGTAAGTGATCATCCTTCGGTATTTCCTCCTTTATTCTCTTAGCCAAAGCACCTGAAACTACACCAGGGCTGCTGACACCTAGCAAGATGTGTAGTTGAAAGcaacaaacctctctctctctcagggctttGATGAATACATGAACCTGGTTCTGGATGATGCTGAGGAGGTTCACATGAAGACCAAGAACAGGAAGCCCTTGGGTAAGTCGGTGTGTGCGCGCACGTGGTTGTAATGCCGCATTCATAACAAGTGGGAAACTTGGAAAAACTACTACTTGTAAGCTGGGAACAAGTTGTGTGTTTTGAAAACAAATGATCGTTTTCAAAAACCATATTAATAAATGTTGTGTTGCCGCctgagtggctcagcggtctaaggctacAGTGCTAAaggggtcactacagacctggaTTCTATCccaggctctatcacaaccggtcgtgattgggagtcccatagggcggcgcacaattgaaccagtgttgtccgggttaggggagggtttggccagggtaggccatcattgtaa
This is a stretch of genomic DNA from Oncorhynchus mykiss isolate Arlee chromosome 7, USDA_OmykA_1.1, whole genome shotgun sequence. It encodes these proteins:
- the snrpe gene encoding small nuclear ribonucleoprotein E produces the protein MAYRGQGQKVQKVMVQPINLIFRYLQNRSRIQVWLYEQVNMRIEGCIIGFDEYMNLVLDDAEEVHMKTKNRKPLGRIMLKGDNITLLQSVAT